One Lucilia cuprina isolate Lc7/37 chromosome 4, ASM2204524v1, whole genome shotgun sequence DNA segment encodes these proteins:
- the LOC111676116 gene encoding uncharacterized protein LOC111676116 gives MPAIEKTSTEKHEGDALCVAFFNNQVFSGGADGKIKIWDSDLNLIKTVDAHESYIYALAINSKGKLYSSCCDGSVKFMQPPYDKVEDLFHCDDVIQAMYCEGDILYTGDDKGVVTNWENDKMLFKFNLVEEVKGLAAEQDWIYTVRDLDVVISQVVSGKSGKYNTKAVKPGKSPLCLLGPMTEGRHKYVAFADRTGKGLTLIHNTPQEKFNVIWDATDCHELIINGICGDEKYLYTGGYDNKVKGWSELDGKKPKALGEVEVGSCVNALCSGANNTVYIASSDGLIRRAKFI, from the exons ATGCCGGCAATTGAAAAAACTTCTACGGAAAAACATGAAGGTGATGCACTTTGTGTGGCATTTTTCAATAATCAAGTATTTTCTGGTGGTGCGGATGGTAAAATTAAA ATTTGGGATAGTGatttaaatctaattaaaacGGTCGATGCACATGAATCCTACATTTATGCTCTGGCCATTAATAGCAAAGGTAAATTGTACTCCAGTTGTTGTGATGGAAGTGTTAAATTTATGCAACCACCCTACGACAAAGTTGAAGATCTCTTTCATTGTGACGACGTAATACAAGCCATGTATTGTGAGGGAGATATATTGTATACCGGTGATGATAAGGGCGTCGTGACGAATTGGGAAAAtgataaaatgttgtttaagtTTAATCTAGTAGAGGAGGTAAAAGGTTTGGCGGCCGAACAAGATTGGATATATACAGTGCGTGATTTGGATGTGGTAATATCACAGGTGGTATCCGGAAAATCgggaaaatataatacaaaagcTGTGAAACCTGGTAAATCACCATTGTGTTTATTGGGCCCCATGACAGAGGGTCGACACAAGTATGTGGCATTTGCTGATCGTACAGGCAAAGGTTTGACTCTAATACACAATACACCCCAAGAGAAATTCAATGTTATATGGGATGCTACT gACTGCcatgaattaattataaatgGCATTTGTGGGGATGAAAAGTATTTATACACTGGTGGTTATGATAACAAGGTTAAGGGCTGGTCTGAGCTGGATGGAAAGAAACCTAAGGCTTTGGGTGAAGTTGAAGTTGGCAGCTGTGTTAATGCCCTTTGTAGTGGAGCTAACAATACGGTCTATATCGCCTCCAGTGATGGTTTAATACGACgtgctaaatttatttaa
- the LOC111676149 gene encoding uncharacterized protein LOC111676149 isoform X3 has translation MLKDEEDYKKENFLSILLMSANVALTLVVMLAACLCCKKKIPKNDLMGLEGKVKLNNPDDLVVVTTLNTSESHADLNNSTISQGDSEKRASTAAHRSLPDIPVADVNGDTGSELYETVADKMLLESQNQIKSPTPSLKKQISVSQHSSISQADDVSSPYSRVKNSPHDYAKVRPTEHPYAQLNAPSTSQSANAQLNTSHVDISSQSIGTQSVSIINEQQHQQRTSHHSDNSQNHNETPAPQVEIPAASAIAGMISASQDLPYMTPPIANQHFSGDSQDSSKGYTSISVREPLANILAQQPAPQVQIRSTTHSRDVNDSHYATVSDDSDETYAAIEDPNTRLQHANTTTDIYTSGSETYAQIQPMQSPNSIVVSVEINNASTSTLASSNSTLTGAAAPHNTSLLSCEQANTSLSSQHSSSTVIGPLRSSLEHNSNNTPIPPPVDSLRAQMHSRQASASSNNSSSLCNLGSPKPEKRQANSPLPPTPKSNLSSSTQLQAMSSTSNLTSGRNSVISVIECAGELNELGSGELSQQDGSPQRRNKSLSPSKDIEGMYAKVMKKNKFSRNSPSSQNNSPVLQRKNDEHNSANLGLSPLDSMAADLLENNVSVLSSGDRSRLRSNSYGATKDHGYETIPADAMRSNSSHGVIENRKSDCYAHILQKERQREGVHTSSKPPITVYSVQLNSSDKHYETIANPGLTNSSNDPGYETLLKPKINSSLIDDSEKKSSDYDPNYEVLKGPNVTACINSAGASDDGYAKVLEKKRINIDEDSIDGYSKVKGEESDDMRNVTTGGYSTIADVKGPDANHNYASILEAKGGAEGSNETDSDHYARIAEKIEPTTPTLPLSNSSKSMEVKLTPTMNPSAI, from the exons atgttaaaagaCGAGGAGgattataaaaaggaaaattttttgtctaTATTATTAATGTCGGCAAATGTTGCCCTAACATTGGTGGTAATGTTGGCAGCCTGTCTCTGTTGCAAGAAAAAAATCCCAAA AAATGACCTTATGGGTCTGGAGGGTAAAGTAAAGTTAAATAATCCTGATGATTTAGTAGTAGTTACCACCTTAAATACCAGTGAATCACATGCAGATCTTAATAATTCAACTATTTCCCAAGGAGACTCTGAGAAAAG agCTAGTACTGCAGCACATCGTTCCTTGCCCGATATACCAGTAGCTGATGTTAATGGCGATACTGGCTCAGAGTTGTATGAAACTGTAGCTGATAAAATGCTATTGGAATCTCAAAATCAGATTAAAAGTC ctACTCCCAgtttgaaaaaacaaataagtgtTTCACAACATAGTTCCATAAGTCAAGCAGATGACGTTAGTTCACCATATTCAAGAGTTAAAAACTCGCCACACGACTATGCTAAA GTAAGACCAACGGAACATCCTTATGCTCAGTTAAATGCACCATCAACATCTCAATCTGCTAATGCACAACTTAATACATCCCACGTAGACATTAGCAGTCAGTCAATAGGTACACAATCTGTTTCTATAATCaatgaacaacaacatcaacagcgTACATCACATCACAGTGATAATTCTCAAAATCACAATGAAACCCCTGCACCTCAGGTTGAAATACCTGCTGCTTCGGCAATTGCTGGCATGATATCGGCCAGTCAAGATTTACCTTATATGACGCCACCAATAGCTAATCAACATTTTAGTGGAGACTCACAGGATTCTTCca aAGGTTATACCAGTATTAGTGTACGAGAACCTTTAGCCAATATTTTGGCACAACAACCAGCACCACAAGTGCAAATACGCAGCACAACACATTCTCGTGATGTAAATGATTCGCATTATGCCACAGTATCAGATGATTCGG acGAAACCTATGCTGCCATTGAAGATCCCAATACACGTTTACAACATGCCAATACCACAACTGATATTTATACTAGTGGTTCTGAGACATATGCCCAGATACAACCAATGCAATCACCTAATTCTATAGTAGTTTCAGTTGAAATCAATAATGCCAGTACATCAACTTTGGCATCATCAAACTCTACGCTGACTGGTGCAGCAGCACCTCATAATACTTCACTATTATCATGTGAACAAGCAAATACTTCATTGTCGTCTCAACATTCGTCTAGTACAGTTATAGGACCTTTACGTAGCAGCTTAGAGCACAATTCGAATAATACACCAATTCCACCACCTGTTGATAGTTTACGGGCCCAAATGCATTCGAGGCAGGCCTCAGCATCGTCTAATAATAGTTCTTCTTTGTGCAATTTAGGTTCACCAAAACCCGAAAAACGACAGGCTAATTCGCCTCTACCACCGACTCCAAAGTCAAATCTTTCGTCAAGCACTCAATTGCAAGCAATGAGTTCCACCAGCAACTTGACTTCGGGACGAAATTCTGTTATATCTGTGATTGAATGTGCGGGTGAGTTGAATGAATTGGGCTCTGGAGAACTATCGCAACAAGATGGTTCACCGCAACGTAGAAACAAAAGCCTAAGTCCTTCCAAAGATATAGAGGGAATGTATGCTAAG gtcatgaagaaaaataaattttcaagaaaCTCACCTTCATCACAAAATAATTCACCAGTATTGCAACGCAAAAACGATGAACATAATTCTGCTAATTTAGGCTTGAGTCCTCTAGATTCAATGGCCGCTgatcttttagaaaataatgttaGTGTTTTAAGCTCAGGCGATAGAAGCCGCTTACGCAGCAATAGCTATGGCGCCACTAAGGATCACGGTTACGAAACTATACCAGCCGATGCTATGAGATCAAATTCATCGCATGGAGTCATTGAAAATCGAAAATCTGATTGTTATGCTCATATTTTACAAAAGGAACGCCAACGTGAAGGTG ttcataCCTCATCAAAACCACCGATTACCGTCTATAGTGTACAATTAAACAGTAGCGATAAACATTATGAAACTATTGCTAATCCCGGCTTAACAAATAGTTCAAACGATCCTGGATACGAAACattattaaaaccaaaaattaattCCTCCTTAATTGATGACAGTGAAAAAAAATCTTCCGACTATGATCCAAATTATGAAGTGCTTAAAGGACCAAATGTTACTGCTTGCATCAATTCAGCAGGTGCCTCGGATGATGGTTATGCCAAAGTATTGGAAaagaaacgtataaatatcGATGAAGATTCCATTGACGGTTACAGCAAGGTGAAGGGAGAAGAGAGCGATGATATGCGCAATGTCACTACTGGGGGTTATAGTACTATTGCCGATGTCAAGGGTCCAGATGCTAACCACAACTATGCCAGTATTTTGGAAGCTAAGGGAGGAGCGGAAGGCAGTAATGAAACTGATAGCGATCACTATGCACGCATTGCTGAGAAAATTGAGCCGACTACACCAACTTTGCCTCTCAGCAATTCCAGCAAGTCAATG GAAGTGAAACTGACCCCAACTATGAATCCGTCTGCTATTTAA
- the LOC111676149 gene encoding serine-rich adhesin for platelets isoform X1, with the protein MLKDEEDYKKENFLSILLMSANVALTLVVMLAACLCCKKKIPKNDLMGLEGKVKLNNPDDLVVVTTLNTSESHADLNNSTISQGDSEKRASTAAHRSLPDIPVADVNGDTGSELYETVADKMLLESQNQIKSPTPSLKKQISVSQHSSISQADDVSSPYSRVKNSPHDYAKVRPTEHPYAQLNAPSTSQSANAQLNTSHVDISSQSIGTQSVSIINEQQHQQRTSHHSDNSQNHNETPAPQVEIPAASAIAGMISASQDLPYMTPPIANQHFSGDSQDSSKGYTSISVREPLANILAQQPAPQVQIRSTTHSRDVNDSHYATVSDDSDETYAAIEDPNTRLQHANTTTDIYTSGSETYAQIQPMQSPNSIVVSVEINNASTSTLASSNSTLTGAAAPHNTSLLSCEQANTSLSSQHSSSTVIGPLRSSLEHNSNNTPIPPPVDSLRAQMHSRQASASSNNSSSLCNLGSPKPEKRQANSPLPPTPKSNLSSSTQLQAMSSTSNLTSGRNSVISVIECAGELNELGSGELSQQDGSPQRRNKSLSPSKDIEGMYAKVMKKNKFSRNSPSSQNNSPVLQRKNDEHNSANLGLSPLDSMAADLLENNVSVLSSGDRSRLRSNSYGATKDHGYETIPADAMRSNSSHGVIENRKSDCYAHILQKERQREGVHTSSKPPITVYSVQLNSSDKHYETIANPGLTNSSNDPGYETLLKPKINSSLIDDSEKKSSDYDPNYEVLKGPNVTACINSAGASDDGYAKVLEKKRINIDEDSIDGYSKVKGEESDDMRNVTTGGYSTIADVKGPDANHNYASILEAKGGAEGSNETDSDHYARIAEKIEPTTPTLPLSNSSKSMVDELLTPRTADLSITSPTSITSSSILNTSSINSTSTNQTTTSTISSRQTPTSSSQYESLTGSETDPNYESVCYLNTSGQENPYERLQTEFSDDTQLSSPPLSPATSNTSSSAHTPSAMQTEHSTNKTLATNGSKINLTADPNADILVNDYFQV; encoded by the exons atgttaaaagaCGAGGAGgattataaaaaggaaaattttttgtctaTATTATTAATGTCGGCAAATGTTGCCCTAACATTGGTGGTAATGTTGGCAGCCTGTCTCTGTTGCAAGAAAAAAATCCCAAA AAATGACCTTATGGGTCTGGAGGGTAAAGTAAAGTTAAATAATCCTGATGATTTAGTAGTAGTTACCACCTTAAATACCAGTGAATCACATGCAGATCTTAATAATTCAACTATTTCCCAAGGAGACTCTGAGAAAAG agCTAGTACTGCAGCACATCGTTCCTTGCCCGATATACCAGTAGCTGATGTTAATGGCGATACTGGCTCAGAGTTGTATGAAACTGTAGCTGATAAAATGCTATTGGAATCTCAAAATCAGATTAAAAGTC ctACTCCCAgtttgaaaaaacaaataagtgtTTCACAACATAGTTCCATAAGTCAAGCAGATGACGTTAGTTCACCATATTCAAGAGTTAAAAACTCGCCACACGACTATGCTAAA GTAAGACCAACGGAACATCCTTATGCTCAGTTAAATGCACCATCAACATCTCAATCTGCTAATGCACAACTTAATACATCCCACGTAGACATTAGCAGTCAGTCAATAGGTACACAATCTGTTTCTATAATCaatgaacaacaacatcaacagcgTACATCACATCACAGTGATAATTCTCAAAATCACAATGAAACCCCTGCACCTCAGGTTGAAATACCTGCTGCTTCGGCAATTGCTGGCATGATATCGGCCAGTCAAGATTTACCTTATATGACGCCACCAATAGCTAATCAACATTTTAGTGGAGACTCACAGGATTCTTCca aAGGTTATACCAGTATTAGTGTACGAGAACCTTTAGCCAATATTTTGGCACAACAACCAGCACCACAAGTGCAAATACGCAGCACAACACATTCTCGTGATGTAAATGATTCGCATTATGCCACAGTATCAGATGATTCGG acGAAACCTATGCTGCCATTGAAGATCCCAATACACGTTTACAACATGCCAATACCACAACTGATATTTATACTAGTGGTTCTGAGACATATGCCCAGATACAACCAATGCAATCACCTAATTCTATAGTAGTTTCAGTTGAAATCAATAATGCCAGTACATCAACTTTGGCATCATCAAACTCTACGCTGACTGGTGCAGCAGCACCTCATAATACTTCACTATTATCATGTGAACAAGCAAATACTTCATTGTCGTCTCAACATTCGTCTAGTACAGTTATAGGACCTTTACGTAGCAGCTTAGAGCACAATTCGAATAATACACCAATTCCACCACCTGTTGATAGTTTACGGGCCCAAATGCATTCGAGGCAGGCCTCAGCATCGTCTAATAATAGTTCTTCTTTGTGCAATTTAGGTTCACCAAAACCCGAAAAACGACAGGCTAATTCGCCTCTACCACCGACTCCAAAGTCAAATCTTTCGTCAAGCACTCAATTGCAAGCAATGAGTTCCACCAGCAACTTGACTTCGGGACGAAATTCTGTTATATCTGTGATTGAATGTGCGGGTGAGTTGAATGAATTGGGCTCTGGAGAACTATCGCAACAAGATGGTTCACCGCAACGTAGAAACAAAAGCCTAAGTCCTTCCAAAGATATAGAGGGAATGTATGCTAAG gtcatgaagaaaaataaattttcaagaaaCTCACCTTCATCACAAAATAATTCACCAGTATTGCAACGCAAAAACGATGAACATAATTCTGCTAATTTAGGCTTGAGTCCTCTAGATTCAATGGCCGCTgatcttttagaaaataatgttaGTGTTTTAAGCTCAGGCGATAGAAGCCGCTTACGCAGCAATAGCTATGGCGCCACTAAGGATCACGGTTACGAAACTATACCAGCCGATGCTATGAGATCAAATTCATCGCATGGAGTCATTGAAAATCGAAAATCTGATTGTTATGCTCATATTTTACAAAAGGAACGCCAACGTGAAGGTG ttcataCCTCATCAAAACCACCGATTACCGTCTATAGTGTACAATTAAACAGTAGCGATAAACATTATGAAACTATTGCTAATCCCGGCTTAACAAATAGTTCAAACGATCCTGGATACGAAACattattaaaaccaaaaattaattCCTCCTTAATTGATGACAGTGAAAAAAAATCTTCCGACTATGATCCAAATTATGAAGTGCTTAAAGGACCAAATGTTACTGCTTGCATCAATTCAGCAGGTGCCTCGGATGATGGTTATGCCAAAGTATTGGAAaagaaacgtataaatatcGATGAAGATTCCATTGACGGTTACAGCAAGGTGAAGGGAGAAGAGAGCGATGATATGCGCAATGTCACTACTGGGGGTTATAGTACTATTGCCGATGTCAAGGGTCCAGATGCTAACCACAACTATGCCAGTATTTTGGAAGCTAAGGGAGGAGCGGAAGGCAGTAATGAAACTGATAGCGATCACTATGCACGCATTGCTGAGAAAATTGAGCCGACTACACCAACTTTGCCTCTCAGCAATTCCAGCAAGTCAATGGTAGATGAGTTACTAACACCACGCACCGCTGATTTATCCATAACTTCACCAACATCCATTACTAGTAGCTCCATCTTAAACACTAGTTCCATTAATTCCACATCCACTAATCAGACCACCACTAGCACAATAAGTTCACGCCAAACTCCTACCTCCTCTTCTCAATATGAATCCCTTACAGGAAGTGAAACTGACCCCAACTATGAATCCGTCTGCTATTTAAATACATCTGGCCAGGAAAATCCATATGAACGTCTGCAGACCGAGTTCTCTGATGACACCCAACTAAGTTCGCCACCATTAAGTCCGGCTACATCAAACACCAGTTCATCAGCCCATACGCCGTCAGCCATGCAAACAGAACATTCCACCAACAAAACATTAGCAACAAATGGTTCCAAAATTAATTTGACAGCTGATCCAAATGCAGATATTTTGGTCAATGACTATTTTCAAgtataa
- the LOC111676149 gene encoding serine-rich adhesin for platelets isoform X2 — MGLEGKVKLNNPDDLVVVTTLNTSESHADLNNSTISQGDSEKRASTAAHRSLPDIPVADVNGDTGSELYETVADKMLLESQNQIKSPTPSLKKQISVSQHSSISQADDVSSPYSRVKNSPHDYAKVRPTEHPYAQLNAPSTSQSANAQLNTSHVDISSQSIGTQSVSIINEQQHQQRTSHHSDNSQNHNETPAPQVEIPAASAIAGMISASQDLPYMTPPIANQHFSGDSQDSSKGYTSISVREPLANILAQQPAPQVQIRSTTHSRDVNDSHYATVSDDSDETYAAIEDPNTRLQHANTTTDIYTSGSETYAQIQPMQSPNSIVVSVEINNASTSTLASSNSTLTGAAAPHNTSLLSCEQANTSLSSQHSSSTVIGPLRSSLEHNSNNTPIPPPVDSLRAQMHSRQASASSNNSSSLCNLGSPKPEKRQANSPLPPTPKSNLSSSTQLQAMSSTSNLTSGRNSVISVIECAGELNELGSGELSQQDGSPQRRNKSLSPSKDIEGMYAKVMKKNKFSRNSPSSQNNSPVLQRKNDEHNSANLGLSPLDSMAADLLENNVSVLSSGDRSRLRSNSYGATKDHGYETIPADAMRSNSSHGVIENRKSDCYAHILQKERQREGVHTSSKPPITVYSVQLNSSDKHYETIANPGLTNSSNDPGYETLLKPKINSSLIDDSEKKSSDYDPNYEVLKGPNVTACINSAGASDDGYAKVLEKKRINIDEDSIDGYSKVKGEESDDMRNVTTGGYSTIADVKGPDANHNYASILEAKGGAEGSNETDSDHYARIAEKIEPTTPTLPLSNSSKSMVDELLTPRTADLSITSPTSITSSSILNTSSINSTSTNQTTTSTISSRQTPTSSSQYESLTGSETDPNYESVCYLNTSGQENPYERLQTEFSDDTQLSSPPLSPATSNTSSSAHTPSAMQTEHSTNKTLATNGSKINLTADPNADILVNDYFQV, encoded by the exons ATGGGTCTGGAGGGTAAAGTAAAGTTAAATAATCCTGATGATTTAGTAGTAGTTACCACCTTAAATACCAGTGAATCACATGCAGATCTTAATAATTCAACTATTTCCCAAGGAGACTCTGAGAAAAG agCTAGTACTGCAGCACATCGTTCCTTGCCCGATATACCAGTAGCTGATGTTAATGGCGATACTGGCTCAGAGTTGTATGAAACTGTAGCTGATAAAATGCTATTGGAATCTCAAAATCAGATTAAAAGTC ctACTCCCAgtttgaaaaaacaaataagtgtTTCACAACATAGTTCCATAAGTCAAGCAGATGACGTTAGTTCACCATATTCAAGAGTTAAAAACTCGCCACACGACTATGCTAAA GTAAGACCAACGGAACATCCTTATGCTCAGTTAAATGCACCATCAACATCTCAATCTGCTAATGCACAACTTAATACATCCCACGTAGACATTAGCAGTCAGTCAATAGGTACACAATCTGTTTCTATAATCaatgaacaacaacatcaacagcgTACATCACATCACAGTGATAATTCTCAAAATCACAATGAAACCCCTGCACCTCAGGTTGAAATACCTGCTGCTTCGGCAATTGCTGGCATGATATCGGCCAGTCAAGATTTACCTTATATGACGCCACCAATAGCTAATCAACATTTTAGTGGAGACTCACAGGATTCTTCca aAGGTTATACCAGTATTAGTGTACGAGAACCTTTAGCCAATATTTTGGCACAACAACCAGCACCACAAGTGCAAATACGCAGCACAACACATTCTCGTGATGTAAATGATTCGCATTATGCCACAGTATCAGATGATTCGG acGAAACCTATGCTGCCATTGAAGATCCCAATACACGTTTACAACATGCCAATACCACAACTGATATTTATACTAGTGGTTCTGAGACATATGCCCAGATACAACCAATGCAATCACCTAATTCTATAGTAGTTTCAGTTGAAATCAATAATGCCAGTACATCAACTTTGGCATCATCAAACTCTACGCTGACTGGTGCAGCAGCACCTCATAATACTTCACTATTATCATGTGAACAAGCAAATACTTCATTGTCGTCTCAACATTCGTCTAGTACAGTTATAGGACCTTTACGTAGCAGCTTAGAGCACAATTCGAATAATACACCAATTCCACCACCTGTTGATAGTTTACGGGCCCAAATGCATTCGAGGCAGGCCTCAGCATCGTCTAATAATAGTTCTTCTTTGTGCAATTTAGGTTCACCAAAACCCGAAAAACGACAGGCTAATTCGCCTCTACCACCGACTCCAAAGTCAAATCTTTCGTCAAGCACTCAATTGCAAGCAATGAGTTCCACCAGCAACTTGACTTCGGGACGAAATTCTGTTATATCTGTGATTGAATGTGCGGGTGAGTTGAATGAATTGGGCTCTGGAGAACTATCGCAACAAGATGGTTCACCGCAACGTAGAAACAAAAGCCTAAGTCCTTCCAAAGATATAGAGGGAATGTATGCTAAG gtcatgaagaaaaataaattttcaagaaaCTCACCTTCATCACAAAATAATTCACCAGTATTGCAACGCAAAAACGATGAACATAATTCTGCTAATTTAGGCTTGAGTCCTCTAGATTCAATGGCCGCTgatcttttagaaaataatgttaGTGTTTTAAGCTCAGGCGATAGAAGCCGCTTACGCAGCAATAGCTATGGCGCCACTAAGGATCACGGTTACGAAACTATACCAGCCGATGCTATGAGATCAAATTCATCGCATGGAGTCATTGAAAATCGAAAATCTGATTGTTATGCTCATATTTTACAAAAGGAACGCCAACGTGAAGGTG ttcataCCTCATCAAAACCACCGATTACCGTCTATAGTGTACAATTAAACAGTAGCGATAAACATTATGAAACTATTGCTAATCCCGGCTTAACAAATAGTTCAAACGATCCTGGATACGAAACattattaaaaccaaaaattaattCCTCCTTAATTGATGACAGTGAAAAAAAATCTTCCGACTATGATCCAAATTATGAAGTGCTTAAAGGACCAAATGTTACTGCTTGCATCAATTCAGCAGGTGCCTCGGATGATGGTTATGCCAAAGTATTGGAAaagaaacgtataaatatcGATGAAGATTCCATTGACGGTTACAGCAAGGTGAAGGGAGAAGAGAGCGATGATATGCGCAATGTCACTACTGGGGGTTATAGTACTATTGCCGATGTCAAGGGTCCAGATGCTAACCACAACTATGCCAGTATTTTGGAAGCTAAGGGAGGAGCGGAAGGCAGTAATGAAACTGATAGCGATCACTATGCACGCATTGCTGAGAAAATTGAGCCGACTACACCAACTTTGCCTCTCAGCAATTCCAGCAAGTCAATGGTAGATGAGTTACTAACACCACGCACCGCTGATTTATCCATAACTTCACCAACATCCATTACTAGTAGCTCCATCTTAAACACTAGTTCCATTAATTCCACATCCACTAATCAGACCACCACTAGCACAATAAGTTCACGCCAAACTCCTACCTCCTCTTCTCAATATGAATCCCTTACAGGAAGTGAAACTGACCCCAACTATGAATCCGTCTGCTATTTAAATACATCTGGCCAGGAAAATCCATATGAACGTCTGCAGACCGAGTTCTCTGATGACACCCAACTAAGTTCGCCACCATTAAGTCCGGCTACATCAAACACCAGTTCATCAGCCCATACGCCGTCAGCCATGCAAACAGAACATTCCACCAACAAAACATTAGCAACAAATGGTTCCAAAATTAATTTGACAGCTGATCCAAATGCAGATATTTTGGTCAATGACTATTTTCAAgtataa